In Triticum urartu cultivar G1812 chromosome 6, Tu2.1, whole genome shotgun sequence, the following proteins share a genomic window:
- the LOC125514886 gene encoding replication protein A 70 kDa DNA-binding subunit A, whose amino-acid sequence MASARLTPNGVGAALAGDTNLRPIVQVVNLRCVNVDGKGTPRSDRWRGLVSDGAETCPAMFAGQLSDLARSGLIRRGSVVQLDEYVINMVGGRRVIVVLNLTVLLAECDIIGNPVITPESESSNQNNPRVEQFNGTRQYGLAAGNPSPTRPNGNVPVFQPSVSGSSLNTPTRLSDKSPVFQPTAQPSYRPAPSYKNQGAIAKNEAPARIIPISSLNPYQGRWAIKGRVTAKGDIRRYHNAKGEGKVFNFDLLDSDGGEIRVACFNTQLDRFYEVVEVGKVYVVSRGNLKPVQRNYNHLNSEWEITLERDSSVDLCPDENSSIPSQQFNFRPISEIEDTPTGTILDIIGVAISVSPSTTVQKKNGTETLKRMIGLKDMSGRSVDLTMWGDFCNREGSQLQEMVERGVFPVLGVKTGRVNDFNGKCVGTISSSQLLIDPDLSEAHTLRQWFDGGGRDASTQSISRDHTPSASRNEVRMTVAKIKDDGLGMGDKPDWVTVKASIIFFKSDNFCYTACPTKEGDRQCNKKVTKGTSGLWVCDKCDKEFPECDYRYLLQLQIQDHSGTTWVTAFQETAQELLGCSALELVTYKENGDPRFAETMLSCLFKDYLLRLKVKEETYSDERRVKNTLVKVERFDPAAESRYLLDLLSRLVASY is encoded by the exons ATGGCGTCGGCGAGGCTGACCCCGAACGGCGTGGGGGCGGCGCTGGCGGGGGACACGAACCTCAGGCCCATCGTGCAGGTCGTCAACCTGCGCTGCGTCAACGTCGACGGCAAGGGCACGCCCCGGAGCGACAGGTGGCGCGGCCTCGTCTCCGACGGCGCCGAGACCTGCCCCGCGATGTTCGCCGGCCAGCTCAGCGACCTCGCGCGCTCCGGGCTCATCCGCCGCGGCTCCGTCGTGCAGCTCGACGAGTACGTCATCAACATGGTCGGCGGCAGAAG GGTTATCGTCGTTCTGAATTTGACAGTTCTTCTCGCGGAGTGTGACATCATTGGCAATCCAGTGATTACTCCAGAAAGTGAATCTTCTAATCAAAACAACCCAAGAGTGGAGCAATTTAACGGAACACGTCAATATGGTTTGGCGGCAGGAAACCCAAGTCCCACAAGGCCCAATGGCAATGTTCCAGTCTTCCAACCTTCGGTGTCAGGGAGCTCCTTGAACACACCCACCAGGCTCAGTGACAAATCTCCAGTCTTCCAGCCAACAGCACAGCCATCTTATCGTCCTGCACCCAGTTACAAAAATCAAGGAGCAATTGCGAAAAATGAAGCCCCTGCTAGAATAATCCCCATATCTTCTTTAAATCCTTATCAGGGCCGCTGGGCTATCAAGGGTAGAGTTACTGCAAAGGGAGACATCCGCCGGTACCACAATGCAAAAGGTGAAGGCAAAGTGTTCAACTTTGACTTGCTTGATTCTGATGGGGGTGAGATACGGGTGGCATGTTTCAACACTCAACTTGATCGCTTCTATGAAGTTGTGGAAGTTGGTAAGGTCTATGTGGTATCAAGAGGAAACTTGAAACCTGTACAGAGGAACTATAACCATCTGAACAGTGAGTGGGAGATTACGTTGGAGAGAGATTCATCAGTGGATCTTTGTCCTGATGAGAACAGCTCAATTCCCTCTCAGCAGTTTAACTTCAGACCGATCAGTGAAATTGAGGATACTCCGACCGGTACTATACTTGATATCATAGGTGTTGCTATCTCTGTCAGCCCTTCCACCACAGTACAGAAGAAAAACGGCACGGAAACTCTGAAAAGAATGATTGGCCTGAAGGATATGTCTGGTCGAAGTGTTGATCTAACCATGTGGGGTGACTTTTGCAACAGAGAAGGCTCACAGCTGCAAGAAATGGTTGAACGTGGGGTCTTCCCCGTGCTGGGTGTCAAAACAGGAAGAGTGAATGATTTCAATGGCAAGTGTGTCGGCACAATTTCTTCCTCTCAACTCCTCATAGACCCTGATCTCTCTGAAGCTCATACTCTGAGGCAATGGTTCGACGGTGGAGGAAGGGATGCTTCTACTCAGTCCATATCTAGGGATCACACTCCTTCAGCATCAAGGAACGAGGTCCGAATGACAGTTGCTAAAATCAAGGATGATGGTCTTGGAATGGGAGACAAACCTGATTGGGTTACTGTGAAAGCCTCCATTATATTCTTCAAGAGCGACAACTTCTGCTACACAGCTTGCCCTACTAAGGAAGGTGACCGGCAGTGCAATAAGAAAGTGACAAAGGGGACCTCTGGCTTGTGGGTGTGTGACAAATGCGACAAGGAGTTTCCAGAGTGCGACTACAGGTATCTTCTGCAGCTTCAGATTCAAGATCACTCGGGAACAACTTGGGTGACAGCGTTTCAGGAGACCGCGCAAGAGTTACTAGGCTGCTCGGCGCTAGAACTCGTTACATACAAAGAGAACGGAGACCCTCGTTTTGCAGAGACCATGCTCAGCTGTTTGTTCAAGGATTATCTGCTCAGGCTGAAAGTCAAAGAAGAAACGTACAGCGACGAGAGGAGAGTGAAGAACACATTGGTCAAAGTGGAGAGGTTTGATCCTGCTGCCGAAAGTAGATATCTGCTCGATTTACTTTCAAGGTTGGTGGCATCATATTGA